From Carassius auratus strain Wakin chromosome 10, ASM336829v1, whole genome shotgun sequence, a single genomic window includes:
- the LOC113110063 gene encoding APC membrane recruitment protein 2-like, whose translation MDAQSESCEPPPCDPQPPGKIRKAFKLFSKRKPGSSVASIFSIRGKGDGPKSPPSRSKTVEGLNEPTAPEAEAEQVDLDQEDESQQDDAPMEEFTGENMNSGTTPTRQSISSLTSAKSLSFLNMLRKGRRGLTGERQAQTESQRPGRQRKGLKGLFGTVRWRGKEKDDDEEAEPGPPLLASRSNSVEIIKESLTLTPGPPPRSVEGTEEKPTPQEGPTSSEVSAKVSGASKPPANERLSTLLGDISSILSFDSLTACGDIVADVEAEWVKASSRMEGAPSTLKVDNSEKTSSSTTSTRSKPSPSPTSTLSPNISSKPSPTLSTKPTPSPTTTKPIPSPLTKHAVTSTSSPVTKMSPSTPTGPFIPTPTSSPLSKPTPMPSFMPITQTTPTPIQTPQATATATATPVTPTPTSASFTHPISSPSTKSTTSPAKPALSPQSSPEIKPDAIASPTMIKPMPSFTPIPLSISTPPSETSPTISFTPEPVAIPKTEPAPTPVPKPTQAPAPATKPTPSITHESKHTTSTSATKYTPYPPPFGKPTPAPAPTPRPKLVTTFGLSTSRNTAPIAKLETKQPTGQNSKSNTQSGTASVRKTSISEPSAPVAKPHVLISSFVTAKSPTVTSAPQVPVLKSPSGITPSFISSKRSDDDSRRDLREDLVRQEGTDNRDSVSTQSITKAVKRGPAVRPATLSKIPVSGGGRPKLHHRDSQPNGDEDHSNLPTPVHEEESPFTLSRESSSKEALSDVSTESGAITPNQEDIFDGKLGFQTSARPAAGATSLTRESKIPIKHGSTATYHSVQGRTETTRSKIPVSKMPVRRTSNKPAPTATAAITRK comes from the coding sequence ATGGATGCACAGTCTGAGAGCTGTGAACCACCACCATGTGACCCTCAGCCTCCAGGTAAAATCAGAAAAGCCTTTAAACTGTTCAGCAAGCGGAAACCTGGGAGCAGTGTCGCTAGCATCTTCTCCATACGTGGGAAAGGAGATGGACCTAAATCACCGCCATCAAGGAGCAAAACCGTGGAAGGATTAAATGAGCCTACTGCCCCAGAAGCAGAGGCAGAGCAGGTGGATCTTGACCAAGAGGATGAAAGTCAACAGGATGATGCTCCAATGGAGGAGTTCACAGGTGAGAACATGAATTCAGGAACTACTCCTACGAGGCAGTCCATCTCTTCTCTCACCTCTGCTAAGTCTCTGAGCTTCCTAAATATGCTTCGCAAAGGCAGACGTGGACTTACGGGAGAAAGGCAAGCTCAGACTGAGTCTCAGAGGCCCGGGCGGCAACGGAAGGGCCTGAAGGGATTGTTTGGTACAGTGCGCTGGCGTGGTAAGGAGAAAGATGATGATGAGGAAGCTGAACCTGGCCCTCCCCTTCTAGCTTCTCGCTCCAACAGTGTTGAGATCATAAAGGAGAGTCTCACGCTGACACCTGGGCCTCCACCTCGCTCTGTGGAGGGGACGGAGGAAAAGCCTACGCCACAGGAGGGCCCAACGTCATCTGAAGTTTCTGCAAAGGTGAGCGGGGCAAGCAAACCTCCAGCAAATGAACGCTTGAGCACACTGCTTGGAGATATCTCATCAATTTTAAGCTTTGATTCACTGACAGCATGTGGAGATATTGTAGCAGATGTAGAGGCAGAATGGGTCAAAGCAAGCAGTCGAATGGAGGGAGCACCTAGCACATTGAAAGTGGATAATTCAGAGAAGACTTCATCTTCTACGACTTCTACCAGATCAAAGCCCAGCCCTTCCCCCACTTCTACTCTCAGCCCAAACATCTCCTCCAAACCTTCCCCTACTTTATCAACCAAACCCACCCCGTCGCCTACCACCACCAAGCCTATTCCCAGCCCTTTGACAAAACATGCAGTTACCTCAACATCCTCTCCGGTGACCAAAATGTCACCGTCTACGCCTACTGGCCCTTTTATCCCTACCCCGACATCCAGCCCTCTCTCCAAACCCACCCCTATGCCATCATTTATGCCTATAACCCAAACTACCCCAACACCTATACAAACACCTCAAGCCACGGCAACTGCAACAGCTACTCCAGTTACCCCAACCCCTACATCGGCCTCCTTTACACATCCTATATCAAGCCCTTCAACCAAATCTACCACTTCCCCAGCTAAACCTGCCCTGTCCCCTCAATCCAGCCCTGAAATCAAGCCTGACGCAATAGCTAGCCCCACAATGATCAAACCTATGCCAAGCTTTACACCCATTCCTCTGTCTATCTCAACACCTCCTTCTGAAACCTCACCCACAATTAGTTTTACCCCTGAACCTGTTGCAATTCCTAAAACTGAACCTGCCCCAACCCCTGTACCTAAACCTACCCAAGCCCCAGCTCCTGCAACAAAACCCACTCCAAGCATTACCCATGAATCCAAACATACTACGTCTACCTCTGCAACCAAATACACCCCTTATCCACCACCTTTTGGTAAACCTACCCCAGCCCCTGCACCAACACCAAGACCAAAACTTGTAACAACATTTGGATTATCGACAAGCCGAAACACTGCTCCTATTGCCAAGCTTGAGACTAAACAACCCACAGGACAAAATTCAAAATCGAATACCCAATCTGGCACAGCATCTGTAAGGAAAACCTCCATCTCTGAGCCATCTGCACCTGTAGCTAAACCCCATGTTCTTATCTCTTCTTTTGTCACCGCAAAATCACCCACAGTTACCTCTGCACCACAAGTTCCAGTCCTGAAGTCTCCGTCTGGTATTACTCCATCATTCATTTCTTCAAAAAGATCAGATGATGATTCCAGGAGAGATTTAAGGGAGGACCTGGTAAGACAAGAAGGAACTGACAATAGAGACTCAGTGTCTACTCAAAGCATCACCAAGGCAGTGAAAAGGGGCCCAGCAGTGAGGCCTGCAACTCTGAGTAAGATCCCTGTTAGTGGGGGAGGCAGACCTAAGCTGCATCATAGAGATTCCCAGCCCAATGGAGATGAGGACCACTCCAATCTACCAACACCAGTACATGAAGAGGAGAGCCCATTCACTCTCTCACGGGAAAGCAGCAGCAAGGAGGCCCTTAGTGATGTCTCCACAGAATCAGGGGCTATCACCCCAAACCAAGAAGACATTTTTGATGGAAAACTTGGTTTCCAGACATCAGCACGTCCTGCAGCTGGTGCCACAAGCTTAACCCGGGAGTCCAAGATCCCAATCAAACATGGATCTACTGCGACCTATCATTCAGTACAGGGGAGGACAGAAACTACACGTTCTAAGATACCGGTGTCCAAAATGCCCGTTCGTCGGACCAGCAATAAGCCTGCACCAACAGCTACAGCTGCCATCACCCGAAAATAA